One Mercurialis annua linkage group LG3, ddMerAnnu1.2, whole genome shotgun sequence DNA window includes the following coding sequences:
- the LOC126671750 gene encoding non-specific phospholipase C4-like, which yields MAAESSATSAATYPIKTVVVLVQENRSFDHMLGWFKTLNPEINGVTGQESNPISTSDTNSTLVSFKDQSAYVDPDPGHSIQAIYEQVYGVQWTEAALNNPQVVKMNGFAQNAERTQQGMSTNVMSGFRPEAVPVYKELAVDFAICDRWFASVPASTQPNRLYVHSATSHGLTSNDAMLLVEGLPQKTVFESLDESGFSFGIYFQQLPSTLIYRNMRKIKYLKNFHQFDQNFKKHCEEGKLPNYVVIEPIFFDLLSKPANDDHPSHDISEGQNFVKEVYELLRASPQWNEMLFVIVYDEHGGFYDHVPTPATGIPNPDDIVGPEPHFFEFDRLGVRVPAFLISPWIEPGTVLHGPSGPDSTSEYEHSSIPATLKKLFNLKEFLTKRDAWAGTFETVLTRTSPRTDCPVTLAEPVKLRSREANEEADISEFQQELVQLAAVLNGDCATNIYPYRLVESMKVSEAANYVENAYKTFYEEYVKARDSGLDESQVISIVKTRESLAIVSNGTTSTSKTFIQKLFSCLICDY from the exons ATGGCAGCGGAGTCCTCCGCCACTTCCGCCGCAACATACCCTATAAAAACAGTAGTAGTTCTGGTCCAAGAAAATCGCTCATTTGACCACATGTTAGGCTGGTTCAAAACACTTAACCCAGAAATCAATGGAGTAACCGGTCAGGAATCAAATCCCATCTCAACTTCAGACACAAACTCCACCCTTGTTTCCTTCAAGGACCAATCTGCTTACGTCGACCCTGACCCTGGTCACTCAATCCAGGCCATTTACGAGCAAGTTTACGGTGTTCAATGGACCGAAGCTGCACTGAATAATCCCCAGGTTGTCAAAATGAATGGTTTTGCACAAAACGCAGAGCGAACGCAGCAAGGCATGTCCACGAATGTGATGAGCGGGTTTAGACCGGAGGCTGTGCCGGTCTATAAAGAATTAGCCGTCGATTTTGCGATTTGTGATCGATGGTTCGCTTCTGTTCCGGCATCAACGCAGCCTAATAGGCTGTATGTGCATTCTGCAACTTCACATGGTTTGACAAGTAATGATGCTATGTTGCTTGTGGAAGGGTTGCCTCAGAAGACTGTTTTTGAGTCTCTGGATGAAAGTGGATTTTCATTTGGGATTTATTTTCAGCAACTCCCTAGTACACTTATTTACAG GAACATGAGAAAAATTAAGTACCTAAAAAACTTCCACCAATTtgatcaaaatttcaaaaagcaTTGTGAAGAAGGGAAACTGCCAAACTATGTAGTGATCGAGCCGATATTTTTCGATCTTTTATCAAAACCTGCAAACGATGATCACCCATCGCACGATATATCAGAAGGTCAGAATTTTGTGAAAGAAGTGTATGAATTATTAAGAGCTAGCCCACAATGGAATGAAATGTTGTTTGTGATCGTATATGATGAACATGGTGGTTTCTACGATCATGTTCCAACTCCTGCTACTGGCATTCCGAATCCTGATGATATTGTTGGTCCCGAGCCTCACTTTTTCGAATTTGATCGTCTTGGTGTTAGAGTTCCCGCTTTTCTAATATCTCCCTGGATTGAGCCCGGGACAG TATTACATGGACCTTCAGGACCAGACTCTACATCAGAATATGAGCACTCCTCAATACCAGCAACTCTTAAGAAGCTTTTCAATCTGAAAGAGTTTCTAACCAAGCGCGACGCTTGGGCTGGCACGTTTGAGACTGTTCTCACTAGAACTAGTCCAAGAACAGATTGTCCTG TCACATTGGCAGAACCTGTGAAACTGCGATCTAGAGAGGCAAATGAAGAAGCGGATATCAGCGAGTTTCAACAAGAACTTGTACAATTGGCGGCAGTATTGAATGGAGATTGCGCGACGAATATCTATCCATATAGACTTGTGGAATCCATGAAAGTTTCAGAGGCTGCGAATTATGTTGAAAATGCATATAAGACATTCTATGAAGAGTATGTGAAAGCTAGAGACAGTGGGTTAGATGAGTCACAAGTCATTTCTATAGTCAAGACTCGGGAGTCACTTGCTATAGTTAGCAACGGTACTACCTCAACATCCAAAACTTTTATTCAGAAATTATTTTCTTGCTTAATTTGTGACTATTAG